Proteins encoded together in one Amblyomma americanum isolate KBUSLIRL-KWMA chromosome 1, ASM5285725v1, whole genome shotgun sequence window:
- the LOC144133047 gene encoding importin-7-like produces MRQTTTTTRMTLTTSARSVRREWWGAPFPAPSASIEGDRAEGNDSEQGIASSTTPRNEDECPVDKYQVFKEVMRGIQKADPLWFVALTSGPQFLVQQRSPQKVNVLTGHRKAAAESIRIEKSGGYVFQNQTAPSSFSSGGTRFVKPQNFEREGFHDLGWP; encoded by the exons ATGAGGCAGACAACGACAACAACCAGGATGACACTAACGACCAGTGCCAGGAGTGTCCGAAGAGAATGGTGGGGCGCGCCGTTTCCCGCACCATCAGCCTCCATCGAGGGTGACCGCGCGGAAGGCAACGATTCTGAGCAAGGCATAGCGTCCAGCACGACGCCCCGCAACGAAGACGAGTGCCCTGTCGACAAATACCAGGTCTTCAAGGAAGTCATGCGAGGCATCCAGAAAGCGGACCCGCTGTGGTTCGTTGCACTGACGTCGGGCCCACAGTTCCTTGTGCAGCAAAGGTCCCCGCAGAAGGTCAACGTGCTGACAGGCCATAGGAAGGCCGCCGCAGAGTCGATCCGGATCGAGAAGAGTGGCGGATACGTGTTCCAGAACCAGACGGCGCCCTCTTCGTTCAGCTCTGGAGGCACACGCTTCGTCAAGCCACAGAACTTCGAAAG AGAAGGCTTCCACGATCTAGGCTGGCCATAA